A single window of Candidatus Binatota bacterium DNA harbors:
- a CDS encoding TIGR03564 family F420-dependent LLM class oxidoreductase translates to MKIGIFAGGGESTLEEAVERIVQAERDGFASAWLANIFALDALTVLALAGRETSRIELGTAVVPTYPRHPHSLAQQAATVNAACGGRLSLGIGRSHKLVIEDMLGLTYDKPIGHMRDYLEVLRSLSDTGNCAYTGDQYTVNAPLQVEEGVGFGLFVGALMPRMLELCGQLCEGTLTWMSGPKHIEKNIAPVLNAAASAAGRPAPRVIASLPVCVTSDEVRAREEAARLFTIYGSLPVYRACMDEEGADGPADLALVGDAGQVKEAINRVRDAGATDFYPAVFPSGVEGEDSERASYDLMASLGGEV, encoded by the coding sequence ATGAAGATAGGGATATTTGCCGGTGGAGGAGAGTCTACTCTCGAGGAAGCAGTAGAGCGCATAGTACAGGCCGAGCGCGACGGTTTTGCGTCGGCGTGGCTGGCCAACATTTTTGCACTCGATGCGCTCACGGTGCTGGCCCTGGCCGGCCGCGAGACCTCTCGCATAGAGCTCGGCACGGCCGTGGTACCTACTTACCCGAGGCATCCGCACTCGCTGGCCCAGCAGGCGGCCACAGTCAACGCGGCCTGCGGCGGCCGCTTGTCGCTGGGCATAGGACGTAGTCACAAGCTGGTCATCGAAGACATGCTGGGCTTGACCTACGACAAGCCCATCGGCCACATGCGCGATTATCTCGAGGTGTTGCGCTCTTTATCAGACACTGGCAACTGCGCTTACACGGGCGACCAGTACACGGTCAACGCGCCCCTGCAGGTAGAGGAAGGTGTGGGTTTCGGCTTGTTCGTGGGCGCGCTCATGCCGCGCATGCTCGAACTTTGCGGCCAGCTCTGCGAAGGCACTCTCACCTGGATGAGCGGTCCGAAGCATATCGAGAAAAACATTGCGCCGGTGCTCAACGCCGCGGCCTCGGCCGCCGGAAGGCCCGCCCCCCGGGTCATAGCCTCGTTGCCGGTCTGCGTGACCTCCGACGAAGTGCGTGCGCGCGAAGAGGCGGCGAGACTGTTTACCATCTACGGCAGCCTGCCGGTCTACAGGGCCTGCATGGACGAGGAGGGAGCCGACGGTCCGGCCGACCTCGCGCTGGTGGGTGACGCCGGGCAGGTAAAGGAGGCCATCAACAGGGTGCGCGACGCTGGCGCAACTGATTTTTACCCGGCGGTGTTTCCCTCGGGTGTCGAAGGCGAGGACTCCGAACGCGCGTCCTACGACCTGATGGCGTCACTGGGGGGCGAAGTCTGA
- a CDS encoding acetyl-CoA C-acetyltransferase, whose translation MGNAYILDAVRTPRGKGKSSGRLHETHPQELLATCLRALPERSDFDPREVEDVVVGCVTETGEQGGCVARHSVLAAQWPQEVTGVSLNRYCGSGQQAVNFAMMGCAAGFQDLVVGGGVESMSRVPMGADKSGLDGHNPALRELHPLVPQGISADLIATCEGFTRDDCDQWAASSQARCEQAVADDRFVASMVPVCNTDGEVMLDRDEHPRPGTTAESLGALPLSFDQMGDYVQKGDELSFDQKAVSVYPELDGINHVHHAGNASGIVDGASAVLVCSDAYLAAHPGAKPRARVVSMATMGDEPVIMLTAPAPASEVALKKAGMTWDDIDLVEVNEAFAAVVLKFLKETGYDGDKVNVNGGAIALGHPLGATGGMLMGTALDELERRDATTALVTMCIGGGMGIATVIERV comes from the coding sequence ATGGGAAACGCTTACATTCTTGACGCCGTTCGTACGCCCCGGGGCAAGGGCAAGTCCTCGGGACGCCTGCACGAGACCCACCCCCAGGAGTTGCTTGCCACCTGCCTGAGGGCCCTGCCCGAGCGCAGCGACTTCGATCCGCGCGAGGTAGAAGACGTGGTCGTGGGCTGCGTGACCGAGACCGGAGAGCAGGGCGGCTGTGTCGCTCGGCACTCGGTGCTGGCCGCACAGTGGCCGCAGGAAGTAACCGGCGTGTCGCTCAACCGCTACTGCGGCAGCGGTCAGCAGGCCGTCAACTTTGCCATGATGGGTTGCGCGGCTGGTTTCCAGGACCTCGTGGTGGGCGGCGGCGTGGAGAGCATGTCGCGGGTGCCCATGGGCGCCGACAAGTCGGGTCTCGACGGCCACAACCCGGCCTTGAGGGAGTTGCACCCCTTGGTGCCGCAGGGCATTTCGGCCGACCTCATTGCCACCTGCGAGGGTTTTACCCGCGACGATTGCGACCAGTGGGCGGCTTCGAGCCAGGCCCGCTGCGAGCAGGCCGTGGCCGACGATCGTTTCGTTGCGAGCATGGTTCCAGTGTGCAACACCGATGGCGAGGTCATGCTCGACCGCGACGAACACCCGCGACCAGGCACGACGGCCGAGAGCCTGGGTGCCCTGCCCCTGTCGTTCGACCAGATGGGCGACTACGTGCAGAAGGGCGATGAACTCAGCTTTGACCAGAAGGCGGTGTCGGTTTATCCCGAGCTGGACGGCATCAATCACGTGCACCATGCGGGCAATGCCAGTGGCATTGTCGACGGGGCCTCTGCCGTGCTCGTGTGTTCGGATGCCTACCTGGCCGCCCACCCCGGCGCCAAGCCGCGCGCGCGCGTCGTGTCGATGGCCACCATGGGCGACGAGCCGGTCATAATGCTCACCGCGCCGGCCCCGGCCTCGGAGGTCGCGCTCAAGAAGGCCGGCATGACCTGGGACGACATCGATCTCGTGGAGGTCAACGAGGCCTTCGCCGCGGTCGTGCTCAAGTTTCTCAAGGAAACCGGCTATGACGGCGACAAGGTCAACGTCAACGGCGGGGCCATTGCCCTGGGCCACCCGCTGGGAGCCACCGGTGGCATGCTGATGGGTACGGCGCTCGACGAGCTCGAACGCCGCGACGCGACCACGGCGCTTGTGACCATGTGCATAGGCGGCGGCATGGGCATAGCCACCGTTATAGAAAGAGTCTGA
- a CDS encoding GMC family oxidoreductase, with translation MSVGRQGQGMLPPEYSLAYPNVESGLDLAPRLSSPRVYHADAVVVGSGAGGAPVAARLRDAGLDVLLLEEGGLYRTADFVTDPLESARRMYRDAGTSLILGQPPITFAEGRCVGGSTVINGGMSWRTPGRVLQHWDRKLGLDGCDEKSMQGWFEQAERILTPETQHPETIGKPLALFADAARRKGWDPVDNQRNMQRCMGLNNCGFGCPTGAKRSMLVTEIPRALAAGAQLVTNARVDRVLKRRRRVAGVAGSFVDLHGRRQGRFEVRARLVVLAAGARNTPGLLLRSRLRGPMTGRGLHVHPNAKVVGLFDQPLDSWVGTHQAHQVHRFMDEGILMAAAGVPPGILAAGIPGLGEEHGRLMARYNHMLTAGCLVEDSGEGRVRLGPDRRPLMTFKLSSRDLEVLHRGVRLLAEGVFEAGAERVLLPFADLPLLESADELEKIDQRPRSPQGLELMTVHIMGSCRMAVEERHGPCDPWGRVRGIEGLAVADASVIPSPVGLNPMESIVALALRNCERWIEGYKSQGGNSAVHSS, from the coding sequence GTGAGCGTGGGCCGGCAGGGGCAGGGTATGCTACCGCCCGAGTACTCCCTGGCTTACCCCAACGTGGAGTCCGGCCTCGACCTGGCGCCGCGGCTTTCTTCGCCCCGGGTCTATCACGCCGACGCCGTGGTGGTGGGCAGCGGCGCGGGCGGGGCCCCGGTGGCTGCGCGGCTGCGCGACGCTGGCCTCGACGTGCTCCTGCTCGAAGAGGGCGGGCTCTACCGCACGGCTGATTTCGTGACCGATCCCCTGGAGTCGGCCCGGCGCATGTATCGCGACGCGGGCACCAGCCTCATCCTGGGACAGCCGCCCATAACCTTTGCCGAGGGCAGGTGCGTCGGCGGTTCTACTGTTATCAACGGCGGCATGTCCTGGCGCACACCCGGGCGCGTACTACAGCACTGGGATCGCAAGCTGGGCCTGGACGGTTGCGATGAGAAGAGCATGCAGGGCTGGTTTGAGCAGGCCGAGCGCATATTGACTCCGGAGACCCAGCATCCCGAAACCATAGGAAAACCGCTGGCGCTGTTCGCCGACGCGGCCCGTCGCAAGGGTTGGGACCCGGTCGACAACCAGCGCAACATGCAGCGCTGCATGGGGCTCAACAACTGCGGCTTCGGTTGTCCGACGGGAGCCAAGCGATCGATGCTGGTCACCGAGATTCCTCGCGCGCTGGCCGCCGGTGCGCAGCTGGTAACCAACGCCAGGGTGGACCGCGTACTGAAACGCCGCCGCCGCGTGGCTGGCGTGGCGGGTAGTTTTGTCGACCTTCACGGGCGTAGGCAAGGCCGCTTCGAGGTTCGCGCGCGCCTGGTGGTGCTCGCGGCGGGCGCCCGCAACACGCCGGGCCTGTTGCTCAGGAGTCGGCTGCGCGGTCCGATGACCGGCCGCGGCCTGCACGTGCACCCCAACGCCAAGGTGGTGGGGCTGTTTGACCAGCCGCTCGACAGCTGGGTGGGCACCCACCAGGCCCACCAGGTCCATCGCTTCATGGACGAGGGCATACTCATGGCCGCCGCCGGTGTTCCACCGGGCATACTGGCGGCGGGCATTCCCGGCCTGGGCGAGGAACATGGCCGCTTGATGGCGCGCTACAACCACATGCTGACCGCCGGTTGCCTGGTGGAGGACAGCGGCGAGGGCCGTGTCCGCCTGGGCCCGGACCGCCGGCCGCTGATGACTTTCAAGTTGTCGTCGCGGGATCTCGAGGTGCTGCACCGCGGCGTTCGCCTGCTCGCCGAGGGTGTATTCGAGGCTGGTGCTGAGCGCGTGTTGTTGCCCTTTGCCGATCTTCCGCTGCTCGAGTCGGCAGACGAACTCGAAAAGATTGACCAGCGGCCTCGGTCGCCGCAGGGGCTCGAACTGATGACGGTGCACATAATGGGCAGTTGTCGCATGGCCGTCGAAGAGCGCCACGGGCCCTGCGACCCCTGGGGGCGCGTGCGTGGCATAGAAGGGCTGGCGGTGGCCGACGCAAGCGTTATCCCCTCGCCGGTGGGGCTCAATCCCATGGAAAGCATCGTCGCGTTGGCGCTGCGCAACTGCGAGCGCTGGATCGAGGGCTACAAGAGCCAGGGAGGCAACAGTGCTGTTCACTCGTCCTGA
- the lnt gene encoding apolipoprotein N-acyltransferase: MPRPIPRRSSWLRPAPVQPGSPRRRSRENSCPPGLPKRKSQSRPPPRLRARPGPVQGPARVSLRNGFLCLQSYQPASIERPAVQDSSLPPPLARLPARCLAAALLYITAFPPFDLSWAALLAPAPLALLLLDPARPLRPWHAALAGLLFGWAFALGGTGAWIAQAALRYFEVGGAEAAALAIGFTGLHVALFTALLALFASRLHPLSPIARVVAFAFTWTAWDFARASLLGGNPWGLLGQAFHDLPSSYALIRLGGTWLPGWLAAAFGGALAVTWIENQRLDQALRSAAVAGAVLVVFVLSALVGLPAADEQGLSPLKVAVIQPGLGQHDLWDPAKKSSHLDLQLELSRRPELADARLIVWPEAAIPRFFDASSKQRVEELARQQNAAVLLGSVRNEDRGDGRAHLYNSAYFFDPAVGEWKVYDKMRLLQWMEYRPGWLPGANPLDYLPGSKRVLFELDGWSIAPLICFEAVFAGASRSAARAGADLLVNLSNDSWFDAGAGRLQHLAFTTPRTVENGLPLLRSTTTGSSVLLAADASLAGSLRPGSARVGLFVVQPGPGPGPYSLGGDWLPWLSVLLMLAALGAAAQKKRPAAYAADRQ, translated from the coding sequence ATTCCACGCCCGATTCCGCGCCGGTCCAGTTGGCTTCGCCCAGCGCCGGTACAACCAGGTTCTCCCAGACGAAGAAGCCGGGAAAACTCTTGCCCACCCGGTCTACCGAAGCGAAAATCGCAGTCGCGACCACCACCGAGGCTACGAGCGCGACCAGGACCTGTACAAGGCCCGGCGCGAGTATCGTTGCGAAACGGCTTTCTTTGCTTGCAGTCATATCAGCCCGCGAGTATCGAGAGACCTGCCGTGCAGGATTCCAGCCTACCCCCTCCCCTGGCACGGCTGCCGGCCCGGTGCCTGGCAGCCGCTTTATTATACATCACTGCGTTTCCGCCGTTTGACCTCTCGTGGGCGGCACTGCTGGCACCAGCCCCGCTGGCGCTGCTGCTGTTGGATCCGGCCAGGCCGCTCAGGCCCTGGCACGCGGCGCTGGCCGGGCTGCTGTTCGGCTGGGCTTTTGCCCTCGGTGGAACCGGGGCATGGATAGCCCAGGCCGCACTGCGCTATTTTGAGGTCGGCGGGGCCGAGGCCGCTGCCCTTGCCATCGGGTTTACCGGCTTGCACGTGGCCCTTTTTACCGCCCTGCTCGCGCTTTTTGCCTCGAGACTGCACCCGCTGTCCCCGATCGCACGCGTAGTGGCTTTTGCCTTTACCTGGACGGCCTGGGATTTTGCCCGCGCCAGCCTGCTGGGCGGCAATCCCTGGGGGCTGCTGGGCCAGGCCTTCCACGACCTGCCCTCGTCCTACGCCCTCATCCGCCTGGGCGGTACCTGGTTGCCCGGTTGGCTGGCGGCAGCCTTCGGTGGAGCACTGGCGGTGACGTGGATTGAAAACCAGCGCCTCGACCAGGCCCTGCGCTCGGCCGCGGTGGCGGGCGCGGTGCTCGTGGTTTTTGTACTCTCGGCTCTCGTTGGGCTTCCGGCGGCCGACGAACAAGGACTCAGCCCTCTCAAGGTCGCCGTCATACAACCGGGCCTGGGCCAGCACGACCTGTGGGACCCCGCGAAAAAGAGCTCGCACCTCGATCTCCAGCTCGAGCTCAGCCGCCGACCCGAACTTGCCGACGCGCGCCTCATCGTCTGGCCCGAAGCAGCGATACCCCGCTTCTTCGACGCGAGCAGCAAGCAACGCGTCGAGGAGCTCGCCAGGCAGCAGAACGCGGCGGTACTGCTGGGAAGCGTGCGCAACGAAGATCGCGGCGACGGCCGCGCCCATCTGTACAACTCGGCCTACTTCTTCGACCCCGCGGTGGGCGAATGGAAAGTCTACGACAAGATGAGGCTGCTGCAGTGGATGGAGTACAGGCCCGGTTGGTTGCCAGGCGCCAATCCACTCGACTACCTGCCGGGCAGCAAGCGGGTGCTGTTTGAACTCGACGGGTGGAGCATCGCCCCGCTGATCTGCTTTGAAGCTGTGTTTGCCGGGGCGTCACGGAGCGCGGCGCGCGCGGGGGCAGACCTGCTGGTAAACCTGTCTAACGATTCCTGGTTCGACGCCGGAGCGGGCCGCTTGCAACACCTGGCCTTCACCACGCCCAGGACGGTGGAAAACGGATTGCCCCTGCTGCGCTCAACGACCACCGGCAGCAGCGTACTGCTGGCCGCTGACGCTTCGCTCGCGGGATCGCTCCGACCGGGTTCGGCGCGCGTGGGATTGTTCGTGGTACAGCCGGGGCCTGGGCCTGGGCCTTACAGCCTGGGGGGAGACTGGCTGCCGTGGCTAAGTGTTCTGCTCATGCTTGCAGCGCTGGGGGCCGCGGCACAAAAAAAACGGCCGGCGGCTTACGCCGCCGACCGCCAGTGA
- a CDS encoding sigma-54-dependent Fis family transcriptional regulator, which translates to MADIILVEDEEVLRRTLARALVKLGHQAREFETAEEALAVIPDGPPDLLFTDNRLPGMSGMELMARVHESWPDVVMIMMTAYGTVEDAVKAMRDGAADYLRKPVDLHELALVINRCLEGAGVRRELEYYRERDLSVPEQGGIIGRSPAIDQVRQLVTRLAGMKKADGEGPTLLLAGETGTGKGLVARAVHNASPRADQAFIEVNCTAIPENLLEAELMGYEKGAFTDANTSKTGLVEASDGGTLFLDEIGHMARPLQSKLLKIIDEKVVRRLGSTRDRKINCTIVAASHMDLEKEVAEGNFLEDLFHRINVVNIKLPALREREGDIKILAQHFLAQHAADYCVAAPKISADAMRALLAYPWPGNIRELSHTLERALVMHNGGDLEVQDLAFFPAAGTRTQNTGTVATADFEVDFSQGPIPLETVEANLLTSAMRYADNNQVQAAKLLGMSRDTLRYRLDKHALR; encoded by the coding sequence ATGGCTGACATAATACTGGTTGAAGACGAGGAGGTGCTGCGGCGCACGCTGGCCCGCGCCCTGGTCAAGCTGGGCCACCAGGCCCGTGAGTTCGAAACGGCTGAAGAGGCCCTGGCGGTGATCCCGGATGGTCCCCCCGACCTGTTGTTTACCGACAACAGGCTACCGGGCATGAGTGGCATGGAACTGATGGCCAGGGTGCACGAGTCCTGGCCGGATGTGGTCATGATCATGATGACCGCCTACGGCACGGTGGAAGACGCCGTGAAGGCAATGCGCGACGGGGCGGCCGACTACCTGCGAAAGCCCGTCGACCTGCACGAACTCGCCCTCGTCATAAACCGCTGCCTGGAAGGTGCCGGCGTACGTCGGGAACTCGAATACTACCGCGAACGCGACCTGTCGGTACCCGAGCAGGGGGGCATCATCGGCCGGTCGCCGGCCATCGACCAGGTACGGCAGCTGGTGACCAGGCTCGCCGGCATGAAAAAGGCCGACGGCGAAGGCCCCACCCTGTTGCTCGCGGGTGAAACGGGAACAGGTAAGGGACTGGTGGCGCGGGCTGTGCACAACGCCTCGCCACGGGCCGACCAGGCCTTCATCGAGGTCAACTGCACGGCCATTCCAGAGAACCTTCTCGAGGCCGAGCTCATGGGATACGAGAAGGGCGCGTTTACCGACGCCAATACATCCAAGACCGGCCTGGTCGAAGCCTCGGACGGCGGCACGCTGTTTCTCGACGAGATCGGCCACATGGCCCGCCCCCTGCAATCCAAGCTGCTCAAGATCATCGACGAAAAGGTCGTGCGTCGCCTGGGCAGCACCCGCGACCGCAAGATCAACTGCACCATAGTGGCGGCAAGCCACATGGACCTGGAAAAAGAGGTCGCCGAAGGCAACTTCCTCGAGGATCTCTTTCACCGCATCAACGTGGTCAACATCAAGCTCCCCGCACTGAGGGAACGCGAAGGTGACATCAAGATCCTGGCGCAACACTTCCTGGCCCAACACGCGGCCGACTACTGCGTGGCCGCGCCAAAGATAAGTGCCGACGCCATGCGGGCCCTGCTTGCCTACCCCTGGCCGGGCAACATTCGCGAGCTCAGCCACACCCTGGAGCGCGCCCTGGTGATGCACAACGGCGGTGACCTCGAAGTCCAGGATCTCGCATTTTTTCCGGCTGCCGGGACTCGCACGCAAAACACGGGCACCGTGGCAACGGCCGACTTTGAGGTCGATTTCTCGCAGGGGCCGATTCCGCTGGAAACCGTCGAGGCCAACCTGCTCACCAGCGCGATGAGATACGCAGACAACAACCAGGTGCAGGCCGCCAAGCTGTTGGGGATGTCCAGGGACACGCTGCGCTACCGGCTAGACAAGCACGCGCTGCGCTGA
- a CDS encoding GAF domain-containing sensor histidine kinase translates to MTASKESRFATILAPGLVQVLVALVASVVVATAIFASVDRVGKSFPGFFVWENLVVPALGEANWTGAESGVEYLSWLRSADGRTLRNGRELTEMVEGLSPGTSLSYIFEKEGRLTEVEVEVMRFGWREWVSVLGLFNFDAAALLILGIVVLYMKPDDPAARALFLFSANGAAYLAASADMQGSYLLRMPYFFFFNLVPATTFYLVSCFPVGRIRRRWEDGVFAALLGLGFAYGIATNYFYFRDHDLLLVLERMSYLPVALGAVMALAFYAYYFFTTDSLVVRQRTKVVLFGTALAFAPMAVVLPAVFVGGAALPVNLSTVLFVVYPVSIGYAVARHDLFGIDKVIKRALVYTVLSALVLGVYTLTLGTVDYLFEGLTAAASRVAEGVLILGLLVVSNPSRARIQAFVDRMYDRRRYDYRGAVRSASRSFSSILIFEELVRSVLELVDETLQPVCADILSVDEDGAVYRRGRLVHAAGGQGGVRTGLGGAAASSLAPLARELNQVDLLAEAQQAGDGHEADVEAAMLDLDAVFVLPMRLEGRLVGMVSVGQRRAGGYHGGDDVELLRTVCDQLSVALENAQAYSRIDQLNRGLEESNLELNRTNVELRETQGLLVQKERLAAVGELSAAVAHAIRNPLAGIKAAAQLAIFEADDEESSDPDEQVALRDIVSETDRLSDRIAALLDYSRPFEPSLAPGSMEKLAGEVMALSAGKATERSIELHHQPEPGQPLVLMDKVLFEQVIMELVANALDASPDAGRVQLTSGHDEEHAWLEVTDSGAGIKPDKVSRIFDLFFTTKAGGTGFGLATVKKIVDQHGGTVTAENAEQGGAIFRVELPRA, encoded by the coding sequence ATGACTGCAAGCAAAGAAAGCCGTTTCGCAACGATACTCGCGCCGGGCCTTGTACAGGTCCTGGTCGCGCTCGTAGCCTCGGTGGTGGTCGCGACTGCGATTTTCGCTTCGGTAGACCGGGTGGGCAAGAGTTTTCCCGGCTTCTTCGTCTGGGAGAACCTGGTTGTACCGGCGCTGGGCGAAGCCAACTGGACCGGCGCGGAATCGGGCGTGGAATACCTGTCGTGGCTGCGCTCGGCCGACGGGCGCACGCTGCGCAACGGGCGCGAGCTCACCGAGATGGTGGAGGGGCTGAGCCCCGGTACCAGCCTCAGCTACATTTTTGAGAAAGAGGGACGGCTGACGGAGGTCGAAGTCGAGGTGATGCGTTTTGGCTGGCGCGAGTGGGTCTCGGTGCTGGGCCTGTTCAACTTTGACGCCGCAGCGCTACTCATCCTGGGCATAGTTGTTCTCTACATGAAGCCCGACGACCCGGCCGCGCGCGCGCTGTTTCTCTTCAGTGCCAACGGGGCTGCTTACCTCGCGGCTTCGGCCGACATGCAGGGCAGTTACCTACTGCGGATGCCGTACTTCTTTTTCTTCAACCTTGTACCAGCCACTACCTTCTACCTCGTGAGTTGTTTTCCGGTGGGTCGCATCAGGCGGCGCTGGGAGGACGGGGTGTTCGCGGCCTTGCTCGGCCTGGGCTTCGCCTACGGGATTGCCACCAACTACTTCTATTTTCGCGATCACGATCTCTTGCTCGTCCTCGAGCGAATGAGTTACCTGCCCGTAGCGCTGGGCGCTGTCATGGCCCTGGCCTTCTACGCCTACTATTTTTTCACCACCGACAGCCTGGTGGTCAGGCAGCGCACCAAGGTGGTGTTGTTCGGCACCGCGTTGGCGTTTGCCCCGATGGCCGTGGTCCTGCCGGCCGTCTTTGTCGGCGGCGCGGCCTTGCCCGTGAACCTGAGCACGGTGCTGTTCGTGGTCTACCCGGTCAGTATTGGCTACGCGGTGGCCCGCCACGACCTCTTTGGCATAGACAAGGTGATCAAGCGCGCCCTGGTCTACACCGTGCTTTCAGCCCTGGTGCTGGGCGTCTATACACTGACCCTGGGTACGGTGGACTACCTGTTCGAGGGCCTGACGGCCGCCGCTTCGCGGGTGGCCGAGGGCGTGCTCATCCTCGGCCTGCTCGTGGTGAGCAACCCCAGCCGCGCGCGCATCCAGGCCTTCGTTGACAGGATGTACGACCGGCGCCGCTACGATTATCGCGGGGCGGTAAGGTCGGCGTCGCGCAGCTTCAGCTCTATCCTCATCTTTGAAGAACTGGTTCGGTCGGTGCTCGAGCTGGTGGACGAAACCCTGCAACCGGTGTGCGCCGACATACTGTCGGTCGACGAAGACGGCGCCGTTTACCGCCGCGGCCGCCTCGTGCACGCGGCCGGAGGGCAGGGCGGCGTGCGCACGGGGCTGGGTGGCGCAGCTGCCTCCAGCCTGGCCCCGCTGGCGAGGGAGTTGAATCAGGTCGACCTGCTGGCCGAGGCCCAGCAGGCCGGCGATGGTCACGAGGCCGACGTTGAGGCAGCCATGCTCGACCTTGACGCGGTGTTCGTTCTGCCCATGAGACTGGAGGGTCGACTGGTGGGCATGGTGTCGGTCGGCCAGCGGCGGGCGGGCGGTTATCACGGCGGCGACGACGTCGAACTGCTGCGGACGGTTTGCGACCAGCTGTCGGTGGCACTCGAGAACGCGCAGGCCTATTCGCGTATCGATCAGCTCAACCGCGGGCTCGAGGAAAGCAATCTCGAGCTCAACCGTACCAACGTCGAACTGCGCGAGACCCAGGGATTGCTGGTGCAGAAAGAACGCCTGGCAGCCGTTGGCGAGTTGTCGGCCGCCGTCGCCCACGCCATACGGAATCCGCTCGCGGGCATCAAGGCCGCAGCCCAACTGGCTATATTTGAAGCCGACGATGAAGAAAGCTCCGACCCGGACGAACAGGTCGCGCTCAGGGACATAGTGTCGGAGACCGATCGTCTCAGCGACCGCATAGCAGCGTTGCTCGATTACTCGCGTCCCTTTGAGCCCAGCCTCGCGCCTGGATCGATGGAGAAACTAGCTGGCGAGGTCATGGCCCTGTCAGCCGGCAAGGCGACCGAGCGGTCCATTGAGCTCCACCACCAGCCCGAACCCGGACAGCCGCTGGTGCTGATGGACAAGGTGCTGTTCGAGCAGGTGATAATGGAGTTGGTGGCCAACGCCCTCGACGCGTCTCCCGACGCGGGCAGGGTGCAGCTGACCAGCGGCCACGACGAAGAACACGCGTGGCTCGAGGTGACGGACAGCGGCGCGGGCATAAAGCCAGACAAGGTTTCGCGTATCTTTGACCTGTTCTTCACCACCAAGGCGGGGGGCACGGGCTTCGGGCTGGCCACGGTCAAAAAGATCGTCGACCAGCACGGCGGTACGGTTACGGCTGAGAACGCGGAGCAGGGCGGGGCGATCTTTCGCGTAGAGCTCCCCCGGGCCTGA